One window from the genome of Rhodopirellula halodulae encodes:
- the aroE gene encoding shikimate dehydrogenase — protein sequence MICVSLGRARHKRMIAEHQYLVEQGAQLVELRLDYISRAVDLKRLLNDRPGPVVATVRRKEDGGRWERSEQDRMMLLRSTIAAGVEYVDIEADVAAQIPRYGDTKRIISYHDFSGTPENLEELHEAMAAEDADIVKIACMANSFSDNIRMINLCKNSKIPTIGICMGEIGMLTRILANRVGSPFTYATFSTDKKLAPGQLNWKEMNSIYHYETIKEDTALFGVIADPVAHSHSPLIHNAAFVDAGLNARYLPLRIPKDDLQSFMNTCSSIGIQGISITIPHKEAALQYCTQAESSCTGIGAINTMIFNGDERLGYNTDYRAAMDCIEEAFKIQRGTENSMQGKTALILGAGGVSRAIAWGLRQRKCDVTIASRTRERAEMLAADIGCRVVDWEERHDTKVQLLVNGTPIGMHPDVDNTPYNQSALNQFMVVFDTVYNPENTLLIKQAKQKQSRVITGVDMFVRQAAYQYKLFTGQEASTELMRKKIKEATNPVQLN from the coding sequence ATGATTTGTGTTAGTCTCGGCCGTGCTCGTCACAAACGCATGATTGCCGAACATCAATATTTGGTCGAACAAGGCGCCCAACTCGTCGAATTGAGACTCGATTACATCTCGCGAGCCGTCGACTTGAAACGCCTTTTAAATGACCGTCCGGGGCCCGTGGTCGCCACCGTTCGACGGAAAGAAGACGGCGGACGTTGGGAACGGTCCGAACAAGACCGGATGATGTTGCTACGAAGCACCATCGCCGCCGGTGTGGAATACGTCGACATTGAAGCTGACGTCGCGGCCCAAATCCCCCGCTATGGTGACACCAAACGGATCATCAGCTACCACGATTTCAGCGGCACGCCGGAGAACCTGGAAGAACTGCACGAAGCCATGGCGGCCGAAGATGCTGACATCGTCAAGATCGCCTGCATGGCCAATTCCTTCTCGGACAACATCCGAATGATCAACCTGTGCAAGAACTCCAAAATCCCAACCATCGGGATCTGCATGGGTGAGATCGGAATGCTGACGCGAATTTTGGCGAACCGTGTCGGATCACCATTTACTTATGCCACGTTCAGCACCGACAAGAAACTGGCTCCCGGGCAACTGAACTGGAAGGAGATGAACAGCATCTATCACTACGAAACGATCAAAGAAGACACCGCTTTGTTCGGTGTGATCGCTGATCCAGTCGCGCACAGCCACAGTCCGCTGATCCACAATGCTGCCTTCGTGGACGCAGGCCTGAACGCCCGATACTTGCCGCTTCGCATCCCAAAGGACGATCTGCAATCGTTCATGAACACCTGCAGCAGCATTGGTATCCAAGGAATCAGCATCACAATTCCGCACAAAGAAGCTGCCCTTCAGTATTGCACGCAAGCCGAATCCAGCTGCACGGGGATCGGTGCAATCAACACCATGATCTTCAACGGCGACGAGCGTCTGGGCTACAACACAGACTACCGCGCGGCAATGGACTGCATCGAAGAAGCATTCAAGATCCAACGTGGCACGGAAAACTCCATGCAAGGAAAAACGGCGTTGATCCTCGGTGCGGGTGGCGTCTCTCGGGCCATCGCTTGGGGACTTCGCCAACGCAAGTGCGACGTCACCATTGCTTCGCGAACCCGTGAACGAGCCGAGATGCTGGCGGCCGACATTGGCTGCCGCGTTGTCGACTGGGAAGAACGTCACGACACAAAAGTGCAATTGCTTGTTAACGGCACTCCCATCGGTATGCATCCCGATGTCGATAACACGCCGTACAACCAATCGGCGCTCAACCAGTTCATGGTCGTCTTCGACACGGTTTACAATCCGGAGAATACCTTGCTGATCAAACAGGCAAAACAAAAGCAATCCCGGGTGATCACCGGTGTCGACATGTTCGTCCGCCAAGCAGCGTATCAGTACAAACTGTTCACAGGCCAGGAAGCGTCGACCGAGTTGATGCGGAAGAAAATCAAGGAAGCAACCAACCCGGTTCAGTTGAACTAG
- a CDS encoding YbaB/EbfC family nucleoid-associated protein: MFKGLGNLGNIASMVGKLQEIPQKMQELNEQMRQERVSASSSCNHVEVVMNGIGEVQSVTIAPEILGVGGGEVVSPETLEHAVRDATNAAGAAAKQLYASAISQLASDMDLNMPGVDGLLTSLTGGNG, encoded by the coding sequence ATGTTCAAAGGCCTTGGCAATCTCGGCAACATCGCATCGATGGTTGGAAAGCTGCAAGAAATCCCGCAGAAGATGCAGGAGTTGAACGAGCAGATGAGACAGGAACGCGTCTCGGCCAGTTCGTCATGCAATCACGTGGAAGTCGTGATGAATGGAATCGGCGAAGTGCAATCCGTGACGATCGCACCTGAAATCCTGGGCGTAGGTGGTGGCGAAGTGGTGTCTCCTGAAACGCTGGAGCACGCCGTTCGTGATGCAACCAATGCGGCGGGCGCCGCAGCCAAGCAACTGTATGCCAGTGCGATCAGTCAGCTCGCATCGGACATGGATCTGAACATGCCCGGAGTGGACGGTTTGCTCACAAGTTTGACAGGCGGGAATGGATGA
- the recR gene encoding recombination mediator RecR: MSGHAGAVSDLVDQLSKLPGIGRKSAERLAFHLLRVHEDEALALAAAIQKVRTDVRYCSVCFNLSETELCRICSDPKRDATRLCVVEQPRDLLSLDASGVYTGLYHVLLGRIAPLDGITPDQLTIDSLVERVRTGNFSEIIMATNPTVEGDGTSLYLSNLLQEFPVEITRLARGITSGSVLEYANREIIADALTGRQRL; the protein is encoded by the coding sequence ATGAGCGGACATGCCGGCGCCGTATCGGATTTGGTCGATCAGCTCAGCAAGTTGCCGGGCATTGGTCGCAAAAGTGCTGAGCGGCTCGCATTTCATTTGCTTCGCGTCCATGAGGACGAAGCGTTGGCCTTGGCGGCGGCAATCCAAAAGGTGCGGACGGACGTTCGGTACTGCTCCGTATGTTTCAACCTGTCTGAAACCGAGCTGTGCCGGATTTGCTCCGATCCCAAACGCGATGCGACTCGATTGTGCGTGGTCGAGCAACCGCGAGATTTACTGAGCCTGGACGCGTCGGGCGTCTACACCGGGCTTTACCATGTACTTTTGGGAAGGATCGCTCCCCTCGATGGGATCACGCCTGATCAGTTGACCATCGATTCGCTGGTGGAACGTGTTCGGACAGGAAATTTTTCTGAAATCATCATGGCGACCAATCCAACGGTCGAGGGTGACGGGACGTCTTTGTATCTGTCCAACTTATTGCAGGAATTTCCGGTGGAAATCACTCGTCTCGCGCGCGGGATTACCTCCGGAAGTGTGCTGGAATATGCCAACCGCGAAATAATTGCCGATGCGTTGACGGGTAGACAGAGGCTATAA
- the dnaX gene encoding DNA polymerase III subunit gamma/tau: protein MSDDHSADNGSYVVVARRYRPRDFTQLVGQDHVARALQGAIETSRVGHAYLFTGARGVGKTSTARIFAKALNHPDGPTANPDNDSDVAQAIDSGEDVDVIEIDGASNRGIDEIRSLRANVGVRPSRSRYKIYIIDEVHMLTGAAFNALLKTLEEPPEHVKFIFCTTDPEKIPITVLSRCQRFDFAPVESDKIVGRLREIVEAENNTVDDEALELLARRAAGSMRDSQSLLEQVLSFSDGHLTAEHVHAMLGTADDQRLHRLAEAMADRDASAALLQIDEAIAAGVDAGRLAEQMLGYFRDLMAVAVGCEASLMRYAAASMHESLSALASRWGLQTVLAIVGLVDETLVRIRHSVHARVLLEATVIQVCHLPDLQALSDLTAATSGASGKAGGEKKKRVAASPAPASAPSPPRNDPAEVPSGDGSATVRVDTASKAAGNHSATPASAPVASALATAATTQAAVSPSSTATAASATVEQSTAAVATAERASTTSIEGYPPISSAEAKSCWPQVIQEMDPMTATLAKAAERVDSPEPGVLKIIFPGNSGLAMSRCQLPEHKEEITRTVARVTGKRANLQFEATEVKKVAPVATAKPKNRNRMQRMREIQANPLVQSCVELLGAEIVRVDTPRG from the coding sequence GTGAGCGACGATCATTCTGCGGACAACGGGTCTTACGTCGTTGTCGCAAGACGCTATCGGCCGCGAGATTTCACGCAGTTGGTTGGCCAAGACCATGTCGCCCGTGCTTTGCAGGGGGCGATTGAGACCTCTCGCGTTGGTCACGCTTATTTGTTCACCGGGGCACGGGGGGTCGGCAAAACGAGCACCGCTCGTATCTTCGCCAAGGCCTTGAACCATCCCGATGGGCCCACCGCGAATCCGGACAACGACAGTGATGTTGCCCAAGCGATTGATTCGGGCGAAGACGTCGATGTGATCGAGATTGACGGTGCGAGCAATCGCGGGATCGACGAAATTCGTTCTTTGCGAGCGAACGTTGGGGTTCGGCCCAGCCGTTCTCGGTACAAGATTTACATCATCGACGAAGTGCACATGCTGACGGGAGCTGCGTTCAACGCGCTTCTGAAAACGCTGGAAGAGCCGCCCGAGCACGTCAAGTTCATCTTCTGCACGACGGACCCGGAAAAGATTCCGATCACGGTTCTGAGTCGTTGTCAGCGTTTCGACTTTGCACCGGTCGAGAGTGACAAGATCGTGGGTCGTCTTCGCGAGATCGTTGAAGCCGAAAACAACACGGTTGATGACGAAGCTTTGGAGCTTTTGGCTCGGCGTGCCGCCGGTTCGATGCGGGACAGCCAATCGTTGCTGGAGCAAGTGCTGAGTTTTAGCGATGGTCACCTCACGGCCGAGCACGTTCATGCGATGCTGGGCACGGCCGACGATCAACGATTGCATCGATTGGCCGAAGCCATGGCCGATCGCGATGCATCGGCTGCGTTGTTGCAAATTGACGAAGCCATCGCGGCTGGTGTCGACGCCGGCCGATTGGCCGAGCAGATGCTGGGATACTTTCGCGATCTCATGGCGGTCGCGGTCGGTTGCGAAGCCAGCTTGATGAGATACGCCGCAGCATCGATGCACGAATCGTTGTCAGCATTGGCCAGTCGTTGGGGACTGCAAACCGTTTTGGCGATCGTCGGGTTGGTCGATGAGACTTTGGTTCGCATTCGGCATAGCGTGCATGCTCGCGTCTTGCTGGAAGCGACCGTGATTCAGGTTTGCCATTTGCCCGATCTGCAGGCGTTGTCTGACTTGACCGCGGCGACGTCGGGTGCCAGTGGCAAGGCTGGCGGCGAAAAAAAAAAGCGAGTAGCGGCTAGTCCCGCTCCAGCTTCAGCTCCCTCGCCCCCGCGGAACGATCCTGCTGAAGTGCCCTCCGGTGATGGTTCGGCGACGGTCAGAGTCGATACCGCATCCAAAGCCGCGGGGAATCACTCGGCGACACCTGCGAGTGCACCGGTTGCTTCCGCGTTAGCGACCGCTGCAACGACGCAAGCCGCTGTCAGTCCATCGTCGACGGCAACCGCCGCTTCGGCAACGGTCGAACAGTCGACGGCTGCGGTGGCTACTGCGGAACGGGCTTCGACGACGTCCATTGAGGGCTATCCGCCGATTTCGAGTGCCGAAGCAAAGTCGTGTTGGCCGCAGGTGATTCAAGAGATGGATCCGATGACGGCGACCTTAGCAAAAGCTGCTGAGCGAGTGGATTCACCCGAACCGGGAGTGCTGAAGATTATCTTTCCAGGCAACTCTGGATTGGCGATGAGTCGGTGCCAGTTGCCTGAACACAAAGAAGAAATCACTCGGACGGTTGCCCGTGTGACAGGCAAGCGTGCTAATTTGCAGTTCGAGGCAACCGAGGTGAAAAAGGTGGCTCCGGTCGCGACCGCGAAACCAAAGAATCGAAATCGCATGCAGCGAATGCGCGAGATTCAAGCCAACCCTTTGGTTCAATCGTGCGTCGAACTGCTCGGTGCAGAAATCGTTCGCGTTGACACGCCTCGCGGTTGA
- a CDS encoding D-TA family PLP-dependent enzyme, translated as MNSKHWIEPIPDRHSASQQAWYEVTNVDEIASPALLLYPKRVEANVKRMVASAGSPDRLRPHVKTHKMSEVVRLKLAAGVTKFKAATIAEAEMTAEAGARDILLAVQPVGPTVKRLTRLVESFPSCKFACLVDNMETLHEMTDDWNGRRSRLPVWLDVNVGMNRTGVVPGLAATEIAQSLLASESLELAGLHVYDGHLHVTDVQELKAMFDASLSPFWEWYTSLDSELGVQLTIAAGGTPTSALWQDVSLQRGVAVETGAGTTVFWDSGQPTFSPPMDYETAALIMARVISRPTPTSVCLDLGHKAVASEMRWPRVAWLNLRNDGELVTHNEEHLVLNFDRSIDLKCGAVIYGVPTHICPTVALHQHAHCVQEGRVTTRWKVAARDRELNC; from the coding sequence TTGAACTCGAAACATTGGATTGAACCGATTCCTGATCGTCATTCAGCCAGTCAACAAGCGTGGTACGAAGTCACCAACGTTGATGAAATTGCCTCCCCTGCACTGCTCCTGTATCCGAAGCGAGTCGAGGCGAATGTGAAGCGGATGGTTGCGTCGGCGGGTTCGCCGGACCGCCTTCGCCCGCATGTGAAGACTCACAAAATGTCGGAGGTGGTCCGTCTAAAATTGGCCGCGGGTGTGACAAAGTTCAAGGCTGCGACAATCGCTGAAGCTGAGATGACGGCGGAAGCGGGGGCTCGCGATATTTTGTTGGCGGTTCAGCCCGTTGGGCCGACAGTCAAACGATTGACGCGCCTGGTCGAAAGCTTTCCGTCCTGCAAATTCGCTTGCCTCGTTGACAACATGGAAACGCTGCATGAGATGACGGATGATTGGAATGGACGCCGATCGCGATTGCCGGTTTGGTTGGATGTCAACGTCGGTATGAACCGAACGGGTGTGGTCCCAGGTCTCGCTGCCACCGAGATTGCCCAGTCATTGCTTGCGAGCGAAAGCTTGGAGCTGGCGGGGTTGCATGTCTATGACGGTCATCTGCATGTGACCGATGTTCAAGAATTGAAGGCGATGTTCGACGCATCGTTGTCGCCATTCTGGGAATGGTACACGTCGCTCGATTCCGAACTTGGCGTTCAGCTGACGATTGCAGCGGGAGGAACACCGACATCCGCGTTGTGGCAAGATGTGTCGTTGCAGCGTGGAGTGGCGGTGGAGACCGGCGCGGGAACGACCGTCTTTTGGGACTCTGGGCAGCCCACGTTTTCGCCACCGATGGACTATGAAACAGCCGCTCTGATCATGGCTCGTGTGATCAGTCGCCCCACGCCGACCAGCGTGTGTTTGGATTTGGGGCACAAAGCCGTTGCATCCGAGATGCGGTGGCCACGCGTTGCTTGGCTGAATCTTCGTAACGACGGCGAGTTAGTAACTCACAACGAAGAACACTTGGTGTTGAATTTTGACCGGTCGATCGATCTGAAATGTGGAGCGGTCATTTATGGAGTGCCCACGCATATCTGTCCGACGGTTGCGCTGCACCAGCATGCCCACTGCGTGCAGGAAGGTCGGGTGACAACGCGTTGGAAGGTAGCGGCTCGTGACCGTGAGCTGAATTGCTAA
- a CDS encoding S1C family serine protease, which yields MSSSTRSAIVVLVMMNVGLMCVVAVLLLRSPDAEGETSEKLESVASDDFRTRSLERPVPTGAVIETSGSMSDAQSPADLGKQVQVTSPSSGAVNLADSEARTIELFRVTSPSVVHITTSKVSRDFFSMNVQEIPQGSGTGFVWDKSGHIVTNNHVIQNADVAMVAFDDQTSFPAKLVGVAPDKDLAVLRIDAPAERLRPIPRGVSADLEVGRTALAIGNPFGLDQTLTTGVISALGREIKSDSGIPIKDVIQTDAAINPGNSGGPLLDRSGQLIGVNTAIYSPSGAYAGIGFAIPVDTVRWVVPELIEHGRIIRPGIAITVASDSMSKRFKLPPGVLILDVPERSMAAKAGLLPTRRTRFGDIVLGDIITKVDAMDVSSTSDLTLIFENYESGDTVSVTVLRQGREVQVPVELETLD from the coding sequence ATTTCATCGTCCACTCGATCCGCAATCGTTGTCCTGGTGATGATGAATGTGGGACTGATGTGCGTTGTTGCTGTCCTTCTCCTTCGCTCACCCGATGCCGAAGGGGAAACATCTGAAAAGCTGGAATCCGTCGCCAGCGATGATTTTCGAACTCGGTCGTTGGAGCGGCCCGTTCCGACCGGTGCCGTGATCGAAACCTCTGGCAGCATGTCTGACGCGCAGTCACCTGCGGATTTAGGCAAGCAGGTGCAGGTGACGTCGCCTTCCTCCGGTGCGGTCAATCTGGCGGATTCGGAAGCTCGGACGATCGAATTGTTCCGGGTGACTTCGCCTTCAGTGGTGCACATCACGACCTCGAAGGTTTCACGTGATTTCTTCAGCATGAATGTTCAAGAGATCCCTCAGGGCAGCGGAACCGGTTTTGTTTGGGACAAATCCGGTCACATTGTGACAAACAACCACGTCATTCAAAACGCGGATGTGGCGATGGTGGCGTTCGATGATCAAACCAGCTTTCCTGCGAAATTGGTTGGAGTTGCCCCGGACAAAGACCTTGCCGTTCTGCGAATCGATGCTCCCGCTGAACGATTGCGACCCATTCCTCGTGGAGTCTCCGCGGACCTGGAAGTCGGAAGAACCGCTTTGGCAATCGGCAACCCTTTTGGTTTGGACCAAACGCTGACGACGGGGGTTATCAGCGCGTTGGGGCGAGAGATCAAATCGGATTCGGGAATCCCGATCAAGGATGTGATTCAAACTGACGCGGCAATCAATCCTGGAAACAGCGGTGGTCCACTGTTGGATCGATCGGGCCAGCTCATCGGTGTTAACACCGCGATCTACAGTCCCTCAGGAGCCTACGCAGGGATTGGGTTTGCGATTCCCGTTGATACTGTACGTTGGGTGGTGCCGGAATTGATCGAGCACGGCCGAATCATTCGGCCGGGCATCGCCATCACGGTCGCAAGCGATTCGATGAGCAAGCGATTCAAGTTGCCGCCCGGTGTGTTAATCCTGGATGTGCCGGAACGGAGTATGGCGGCGAAAGCAGGCCTGTTGCCGACTCGACGGACTCGGTTCGGCGACATCGTTCTCGGCGATATCATCACCAAAGTCGATGCAATGGATGTTTCATCGACGTCGGATCTGACGCTGATCTTTGAGAACTATGAAAGTGGCGACACCGTGAGTGTGACTGTCCTTCGCCAGGGGCGGGAAGTTCAGGTGCCAGTTGAACTCGAAACATTGGATTGA
- the rpoN gene encoding RNA polymerase factor sigma-54, with protein MSVGLQARQTQVQKLAPRMIQSMEILQMPTMALQERIEQEMNENPLLEQQTVDPLNPDEGDDDLPDRDTRSENEKELVVDNDHDNKDDFERLLNMDSDLPSTFDDSFRQSANRMSEDADRRHDMMANAQSRPESLNDYLLHQLAEMDIDDEVEQIAERIISTLNASDGGYLRMPLADLLPSNHSKEDYAKAEEALSVVQSLEPTGIAARDLSECLILQLDSSHEHFEELTVLIRSHLNDLAENRLPQISKKTGFSIELIQDLREDLHLLNPKPGAAFLETYVPNVTPDIILEQDESGEYRVRLDDDRVPTLFISEYYRRRLQASDCTEAEREFIKQKINGAQWLIDSIEQRRSTLTRVAEAIVEHQKRFLDEGPEAIEPLKMQQIADKVGVHVTTVSRAVDDKWIQTPRGILPLRRFFVGGTQTEDGDDVAWDTIRLKLQELIDKEDKSKPYSDENLVDELKKAGMAVARRTVTKYRKKMGIPSSRQRRDWSLTAS; from the coding sequence ATGTCAGTGGGGCTTCAGGCCCGGCAAACTCAAGTACAAAAACTCGCTCCACGGATGATCCAATCCATGGAGATTCTGCAGATGCCCACCATGGCATTGCAGGAACGTATCGAGCAGGAGATGAACGAAAATCCGTTGCTGGAACAGCAAACGGTCGATCCGCTCAATCCAGATGAGGGTGACGATGATTTGCCCGATCGAGACACCCGCAGCGAGAACGAAAAAGAGCTCGTTGTCGATAACGACCATGACAACAAAGACGACTTTGAGCGTTTGCTAAACATGGACTCGGATCTGCCGAGTACGTTTGATGACTCGTTCCGGCAAAGTGCCAACCGGATGTCCGAAGATGCTGATCGTCGCCATGACATGATGGCGAACGCTCAGTCGCGTCCCGAGTCCCTCAATGACTATCTTTTGCATCAGTTAGCGGAAATGGACATTGATGATGAGGTGGAGCAGATCGCCGAGCGAATCATCAGCACGCTGAATGCATCCGACGGCGGATACCTGCGTATGCCGCTCGCGGATCTCTTGCCATCGAATCATTCCAAAGAAGACTACGCCAAGGCCGAAGAAGCGTTGTCTGTGGTCCAGTCTCTGGAGCCGACCGGTATTGCAGCCCGCGATTTGAGCGAGTGCTTGATTTTGCAACTCGATTCGTCGCACGAGCACTTTGAGGAGTTAACGGTCCTCATCCGCTCTCACCTGAATGACCTCGCAGAAAACCGATTGCCGCAGATCTCGAAAAAGACAGGCTTCTCGATCGAGCTGATCCAGGATTTACGCGAAGACCTCCACTTGCTGAATCCAAAACCTGGCGCGGCATTTTTGGAAACTTACGTTCCGAACGTGACGCCCGACATCATCTTGGAACAGGACGAATCCGGTGAGTATCGAGTTCGTTTGGATGATGACCGCGTGCCAACCTTGTTCATCAGCGAATACTACCGCCGGCGTTTGCAAGCGTCCGACTGCACGGAGGCGGAACGCGAATTCATCAAGCAGAAAATCAATGGTGCGCAGTGGTTGATCGATTCGATCGAGCAGCGTCGCAGCACATTGACGCGTGTGGCCGAGGCGATCGTCGAGCACCAAAAGCGATTCCTTGATGAAGGTCCAGAGGCGATTGAGCCGCTCAAGATGCAACAAATCGCTGACAAGGTCGGCGTGCACGTCACGACGGTCAGTCGTGCTGTGGATGACAAGTGGATTCAAACGCCTCGTGGGATTCTGCCTTTACGTCGATTCTTTGTTGGCGGAACCCAGACCGAAGATGGCGACGATGTGGCTTGGGACACGATTCGATTGAAACTGCAAGAGCTGATCGACAAAGAAGACAAGAGCAAACCCTACAGCGACGAGAATCTGGTCGACGAACTGAAGAAGGCGGGGATGGCCGTCGCTCGCCGAACAGTCACCAAGTACCGAAAGAAAATGGGTATCCCAAGTAGCCGTCAGCGTCGCGATTGGAGCCTGACCGCGTCGTGA